One stretch of Caldinitratiruptor microaerophilus DNA includes these proteins:
- the sucC gene encoding ADP-forming succinate--CoA ligase subunit beta gives MKLYEYLAKSFLAEAGVPTPKGRLATTPEEAEAAAREIGPCAVKAQVLVGGRGKAGGIKLASTPEEARQRAAEILGMNLKGYVVEKVWVEQQLNIDRELYLSITVDGQTRQPLVIASAHGGVNIEEVPEEHIVKRNVDITTGLLPFHAREVARRLGLSGSLAKQFAQILTNMYTVFRRYDAELVEINPLAVVGDRLVAADSRLNVEDDALFRHPDLPKVEEGTELERKVKAAGLAFVQLDGDIAVMANGAGMAMGTLDVLSHYGGRPANFLDAGGGASVEPTAQAIRFLLETRPKAILINIFGGITRCDDVARAIIQVKQSEGIPVPLVVRLVGTNDEEGRRLLAEAGIHAYTDMGEAARAVVEAAYGKGA, from the coding sequence ATGAAGCTCTACGAGTACCTCGCCAAGTCCTTCCTGGCCGAGGCGGGTGTCCCGACCCCGAAGGGCAGGCTGGCGACCACGCCGGAGGAGGCCGAAGCCGCCGCCCGGGAGATCGGGCCGTGCGCGGTGAAGGCCCAGGTGCTGGTCGGCGGCCGGGGCAAGGCCGGGGGCATCAAGCTGGCCAGCACGCCCGAGGAGGCCCGGCAGCGCGCCGCCGAGATCCTCGGCATGAATCTGAAGGGCTACGTCGTGGAGAAGGTGTGGGTCGAGCAGCAACTCAACATCGACCGGGAGCTCTACCTCTCCATCACCGTCGACGGCCAGACCCGGCAGCCCCTCGTCATCGCCTCCGCCCACGGTGGCGTGAACATCGAGGAGGTGCCGGAGGAGCACATCGTCAAGCGGAACGTCGACATCACGACGGGGCTCCTGCCCTTCCACGCCCGGGAGGTCGCCAGGCGGCTGGGGCTTTCCGGTAGCCTGGCGAAGCAGTTCGCCCAGATCCTCACGAACATGTACACGGTTTTCCGTCGCTATGACGCCGAGCTGGTGGAGATCAACCCGCTGGCGGTGGTCGGTGACCGGCTCGTCGCGGCGGACAGCCGCCTGAACGTGGAAGACGATGCCCTCTTCCGCCACCCGGACCTGCCGAAGGTGGAGGAGGGCACTGAGCTGGAGCGGAAGGTGAAGGCGGCGGGCCTGGCCTTCGTGCAGCTCGACGGGGACATCGCCGTGATGGCCAACGGCGCCGGCATGGCGATGGGCACGCTCGATGTGCTCTCGCACTACGGCGGCCGGCCGGCCAACTTCCTCGACGCCGGCGGCGGGGCGAGCGTGGAGCCCACCGCCCAGGCGATCCGGTTCCTGCTGGAGACCCGGCCCAAGGCGATCCTGATCAACATCTTCGGCGGCATCACCCGCTGCGACGACGTCGCCCGGGCCATCATCCAGGTCAAGCAGAGCGAGGGCATCCCGGTGCCGCTGGTGGTCCGCCTCGTCGGCACGAACGACGAGGAAGGGCGCCGCCTCCTGGCGGAGGCCGGGATCCACGCCTACACCGATATGGGCGAGGCCGCCCGTGCCGTGGTCGAGGCGGCCTACGGCAAGGGGGCTTGA
- a CDS encoding fumarate hydratase: protein MAVRELHVDQITDAVARLVQEANFVLSEDVKLALAQARQREESAVGRAILEELVENYTIAETESVPMCQDTGAAVVFIEVGQDVHLVGGDLKEAINRGVAKGYTEGYLRKSMLDDPLRRKNTGDNTPAMIHIDLVPGDKVHIAVDCKGGGSENMSRLAMLKPSDGWEGVKKFVIDTVANAGPNACPPLIVGVGVGGTFDKVGYLAKRSLLRPVGQPSPDPEWAAREQELLTEINKLGVGPMGLGGRVTALAVHIETMGCHITALPVAVNIECHSHRHKHTVL, encoded by the coding sequence TTGGCCGTTCGGGAGCTGCACGTGGACCAGATCACCGACGCCGTCGCCCGCCTGGTCCAGGAGGCGAACTTCGTCCTCTCCGAGGACGTCAAGCTCGCCCTGGCCCAGGCCCGGCAGCGCGAGGAGTCGGCCGTGGGCCGGGCGATCCTCGAGGAGCTCGTCGAGAACTACACGATCGCCGAGACCGAGTCGGTGCCCATGTGCCAGGACACGGGCGCTGCCGTGGTCTTCATCGAGGTCGGCCAGGACGTGCACCTGGTGGGCGGCGACCTGAAGGAAGCCATCAACCGGGGTGTCGCCAAGGGGTACACGGAGGGCTACCTGCGGAAGTCCATGCTCGACGACCCCCTGCGCCGGAAGAACACGGGGGACAACACGCCGGCGATGATCCACATTGACCTGGTGCCCGGCGACAAGGTCCACATCGCCGTCGACTGCAAGGGCGGCGGCTCGGAGAACATGAGCCGGCTGGCGATGCTGAAGCCGTCCGACGGGTGGGAGGGCGTGAAGAAGTTCGTCATCGACACGGTGGCGAACGCCGGCCCCAACGCCTGTCCGCCTCTCATCGTCGGCGTGGGGGTGGGCGGCACGTTCGACAAGGTGGGCTACCTCGCCAAGCGCTCGCTCCTGCGCCCCGTGGGGCAGCCCAGCCCCGACCCCGAGTGGGCCGCCCGGGAGCAGGAGCTCTTGACCGAGATCAACAAGCTCGGCGTGGGCCCCATGGGCCTGGGCGGCCGGGTCACGGCGCTGGCGGTCCACATCGAGACCATGGGCTGCCACATCACGGCCCTGCCGGTCGCGGTGAACATCGAGTGCCACAGCCACCGGCACAAGCACACCGTCCTGTGA
- a CDS encoding LysE family translocator — protein MVPGPLFTMTVAGATRIGGRAGLLTALGHGLVEAPLVVGLAFGLTRFLALPGVTAAIGIGGGLMLAWMGWGLLRAPADLVAAGAETRGSPPAGSLVLGGAIASVSNPYWVLWWATVGTAYVVAGLRHGVLGVALFYIGHYLADVIWFGAVGYGVAAGRRVLGARAHAWLLAGSGVFLIALASYFIYYGLGQMGRIA, from the coding sequence GTGGTGCCGGGGCCGCTCTTCACCATGACCGTGGCGGGTGCCACCCGGATCGGCGGCCGGGCGGGGCTCCTGACGGCCCTGGGCCACGGCCTCGTGGAGGCACCCCTGGTGGTGGGGCTCGCTTTCGGCCTGACGCGCTTCCTCGCCCTGCCGGGCGTGACGGCGGCCATCGGCATCGGAGGCGGCCTGATGCTCGCCTGGATGGGGTGGGGCCTCCTGCGCGCTCCGGCTGACCTCGTCGCCGCAGGGGCGGAGACGAGAGGAAGCCCCCCCGCGGGTAGCCTGGTTCTGGGCGGCGCCATCGCCAGCGTCTCCAACCCCTACTGGGTGTTGTGGTGGGCCACGGTGGGTACGGCCTACGTCGTGGCGGGGCTGCGCCACGGTGTCCTGGGCGTCGCGCTGTTCTACATCGGCCACTACCTGGCCGACGTGATCTGGTTCGGTGCCGTCGGGTACGGCGTCGCCGCCGGCCGGCGGGTGCTCGGCGCCCGCGCCCATGCCTGGCTCCTGGCAGGAAGCGGGGTGTTCCTGATCGCCCTCGCCAGCTACTTCATCTATTACGGCCTCGGGCAGATGGGGCGGATCGCGTGA
- the wrbA gene encoding NAD(P)H:quinone oxidoreductase, producing the protein MKPKVAVIYYSSTGTIYRLAQEVVAGAQETGAVVKLCKVKELAPPEAINSRPDWKRHLDETANIPEATLSDLEWADAYAFGTPTRYGNVAAQLKQFLDTTGPLWAQGKLMNKAATCFTSAQNSHGGQEATILALYHTLAHWGCIIVPPGYTDPIQFQAGGNPYGVSATVPEGPDGQIPAPVLQAARFQGKRLATVAGWILAGRGAGVTA; encoded by the coding sequence GTGAAACCGAAGGTTGCCGTGATCTACTACAGCTCCACCGGCACGATCTACCGTCTGGCGCAGGAAGTTGTGGCAGGCGCTCAGGAGACCGGGGCCGTGGTGAAGCTCTGCAAGGTGAAGGAGCTCGCCCCGCCGGAGGCGATCAACAGCCGCCCGGACTGGAAGCGGCACCTGGACGAGACGGCGAACATCCCGGAGGCCACCCTGTCCGACCTCGAGTGGGCGGACGCCTACGCGTTCGGGACACCCACCCGGTACGGGAACGTCGCCGCCCAGCTCAAGCAGTTCCTGGACACCACGGGCCCCCTGTGGGCACAGGGCAAGCTCATGAACAAGGCGGCCACCTGCTTCACCAGCGCCCAGAACTCGCACGGCGGCCAGGAGGCTACGATCCTGGCCCTGTACCATACCCTGGCGCACTGGGGCTGCATCATCGTACCGCCCGGCTACACCGACCCGATCCAGTTCCAGGCCGGCGGCAACCCCTACGGGGTGAGCGCGACGGTACCGGAGGGCCCGGATGGCCAGATTCCCGCCCCCGTGCTCCAGGCGGCCCGCTTCCAGGGCAAGCGCCTGGCCACCGTCGCCGGGTGGATCCTGGCCGGGAGAGGTGCGGGGGTGACGGCGTAG
- a CDS encoding thiamine pyrophosphate-dependent enzyme — protein sequence MTEPPDRVSPLLRQHVPIRRPGGYFRTASGGLGWALPAAVGIKLAWQGRPVVAVVGDGSDVTVLMDGRTPTGRGAWRCGSGWPGT from the coding sequence GTGACGGAGCCCCCAGACCGGGTGAGCCCCCTGCTGCGCCAGCACGTGCCGATCCGCCGGCCCGGCGGCTACTTCCGCACCGCGAGCGGCGGCCTGGGCTGGGCGCTGCCGGCGGCCGTGGGGATCAAGCTGGCGTGGCAGGGCCGCCCGGTCGTGGCGGTGGTGGGGGACGGTTCGGACGTGACGGTTCTGATGGACGGCCGCACACCCACCGGAAGGGGGGCTTGGCGGTGCGGCAGCGGGTGGCCGGGTACCTGA
- a CDS encoding Fe-S-containing hydro-lyase, translated as MAEQRVHRVTAPLSDEAVAAIRAGDRVLITGIIYTARDAAHKRMVESLERGEPLPFDPKGAVIYYVGPTPPKPGQVIGSAGPTTSVRMDKYTPAVLAQGVKAVIGKGYRSEEVKKALVQYRSLYLVSTGGAGALLARQIKAARVIAYEDLGPEAIRELQVVDFPTVCIHDIYGGDQYAEGQKAWKLA; from the coding sequence ATGGCAGAGCAGCGCGTGCACCGCGTGACCGCCCCCCTGAGCGACGAGGCCGTGGCGGCCATCCGTGCCGGGGACCGGGTGCTCATCACCGGCATCATCTACACCGCCCGCGACGCCGCCCACAAGCGGATGGTCGAGTCGCTGGAGCGCGGCGAGCCCCTGCCCTTCGACCCCAAGGGCGCGGTGATCTACTACGTGGGGCCGACGCCCCCCAAGCCCGGCCAGGTGATCGGCTCCGCCGGGCCCACCACCTCCGTCCGCATGGACAAGTACACCCCGGCCGTCCTGGCGCAGGGTGTCAAGGCGGTGATCGGCAAGGGGTACCGGAGCGAGGAGGTCAAGAAGGCGCTCGTACAGTACAGGAGCCTGTACCTCGTGAGCACGGGCGGCGCGGGGGCACTCCTGGCCCGGCAGATCAAGGCGGCCCGGGTCATCGCCTACGAGGACCTGGGGCCGGAGGCGATCCGGGAGCTGCAGGTCGTCGACTTCCCCACCGTCTGCATCCACGACATCTACGGCGGCGACCAGTACGCCGAAGGGCAGAAGGCCTGGAAGCTGGCCTAG
- a CDS encoding YceI family protein, with amino-acid sequence MFNQKLKQHVVIALGAVLIAVLAGCSRGTAPAAQPATQDQTHGSAGSGHDASGPAQTGGSGQTSGATGGGQGADQAAGQRLRIIGDRSEAAYHVDETFLQRQQFNTAVGRTQAIEGELVVDLQKGLVLPSSVRVDLSTLKSDQERRDRAVQRALGVAEFRYATFHIESAGGAPTFRPGQEETFTLSGTMELHGVKKPVTFEVRSRREGETLNWVASTTLKMTDFGIEPPSVAGIVSVEDEVRIEVKITAQPVG; translated from the coding sequence ATGTTCAATCAAAAACTGAAGCAACACGTGGTCATCGCTCTCGGGGCGGTCCTGATCGCCGTGCTGGCCGGCTGTAGCCGGGGCACGGCGCCCGCGGCCCAGCCGGCGACCCAGGACCAGACGCACGGCTCCGCCGGCTCCGGCCACGACGCGTCCGGTCCGGCGCAGACCGGCGGGAGCGGCCAGACCAGCGGCGCCACAGGGGGCGGCCAGGGAGCGGATCAGGCGGCCGGGCAGCGGCTGCGGATCATCGGGGACCGGTCGGAGGCCGCCTACCACGTCGACGAGACCTTCCTGCAGCGCCAGCAGTTCAACACGGCGGTCGGCCGGACGCAGGCCATCGAGGGCGAGCTGGTCGTCGACCTGCAGAAGGGGCTCGTGCTGCCGTCCTCGGTTCGCGTCGACCTGAGCACGCTCAAGAGTGACCAGGAGCGGCGGGACCGGGCCGTCCAGCGGGCGCTCGGGGTGGCGGAGTTCCGCTACGCCACCTTCCACATCGAGTCCGCCGGCGGCGCGCCGACGTTCCGCCCCGGACAGGAGGAAACCTTCACGCTCAGCGGGACCATGGAACTGCACGGGGTGAAGAAGCCCGTCACCTTCGAGGTCCGGTCCCGGCGCGAGGGCGAGACGCTGAACTGGGTTGCCTCCACCACGCTGAAGATGACCGACTTCGGGATCGAGCCCCCGAGCGTCGCCGGCATCGTTTCGGTTGAGGACGAAGTCCGGATCGAGGTGAAGATCACCGCACAGCCGGTTGGCTGA
- a CDS encoding gamma-glutamylcyclotransferase family protein encodes MPEARLYFAYGSNLDRAQMVRRCPTARPREPAVLRDYRLTFRARSGRHGVADIEPWSGGAVPGGLWDVFPADLKALDIYEGVPYLYRRETVTVETAMGATEALVYVMQPGHGYAAPHPRYLEVIQRGYRDWGLDPTPLREAVRRVGGPAVG; translated from the coding sequence GTGCCCGAAGCCCGGCTCTACTTCGCCTACGGCAGCAACCTGGACCGGGCGCAGATGGTCCGGCGGTGCCCCACCGCCCGTCCGCGCGAGCCGGCCGTGCTGCGGGATTACCGCCTCACCTTCCGGGCGAGGTCGGGCCGCCACGGCGTGGCCGACATCGAGCCGTGGTCCGGCGGGGCGGTTCCCGGCGGCCTGTGGGACGTGTTCCCGGCCGACCTCAAGGCCCTCGACATCTACGAAGGGGTCCCGTACCTCTACCGGCGGGAGACGGTCACCGTGGAGACAGCCATGGGGGCGACGGAGGCCCTGGTCTACGTGATGCAGCCCGGGCACGGGTACGCGGCGCCTCACCCCCGGTACCTCGAGGTCATCCAGCGGGGATACCGCGACTGGGGTCTGGACCCGACCCCGCTCCGGGAGGCCGTGAGACGGGTGGGCGGACCTGCGGTTGGGTGA
- a CDS encoding cupin domain-containing protein, whose amino-acid sequence MGGNIDWSAQAAREPYPGVVARRWDGANMTVVRYEFAPGAVFPDHHHPEEQLAIVLQGTIEFHVGARTILLGRGDEAFVPGGVPHSARAGPTGAVMLNIVAPRRGGESFPYAGT is encoded by the coding sequence GTGGGCGGCAACATCGATTGGAGTGCGCAGGCGGCCCGGGAGCCGTATCCCGGCGTCGTCGCCCGGCGCTGGGACGGCGCCAACATGACGGTGGTGCGGTACGAGTTTGCTCCGGGCGCCGTCTTTCCAGACCACCACCACCCGGAGGAACAGCTGGCGATCGTGCTCCAGGGGACCATCGAGTTTCACGTGGGCGCCCGGACGATCCTCCTCGGCCGGGGGGACGAGGCGTTCGTGCCCGGCGGGGTGCCACACAGCGCGAGGGCCGGCCCTACCGGGGCGGTCATGCTCAACATCGTCGCTCCCCGCCGGGGCGGCGAAAGCTTCCCGTATGCCGGCACGTAG
- a CDS encoding amidase, whose amino-acid sequence MPVRRPTAEELERIARLYHFEITPEEAEVYRAAIDATLQSYDRLDQFAEPKLPVAYPRDPGRRPAPEENPTGGWAWRCSIKGREGGPLSGKRIAIKDNVAVAGVPMMNGSALLEGFIPDVDAVIVRRILDAGGEIVGKATCEDLCFSGGSHTSHPWPVRNPRNPEYMAGGSSSGSAALVAAGECDMAIGGDQGGSIRIPSSWCGIFGLKPTYGLVPYTGVFPIELSLDHTGPMAATVRDVALLLEVIAGRDGLDPRQARTPTDLPRYTRALEQGVRGLRIGVVREGFAWPNASEPDVDEAVREAAARFENLGASVEEVSIPLHHEGIHIWNAIAVEGAWSIMVRDEGMGHGWIGYYDTHVMEFYGRSRRVRANDFSHTVKIVTLLGHYMSDRYHGRYYARAQNLRRALTAAYDEALRHVDLLVMPTTPQKAMRLNASPDLAEYLTMALHMIHNTCPFDVSGHPAMNVPCGDSGGLPVGMMLVGRHFEEETILRAAHAFEQSA is encoded by the coding sequence ATGCCCGTGCGCCGACCTACAGCGGAGGAACTGGAGCGCATCGCGCGGCTGTACCACTTCGAGATCACGCCGGAGGAGGCGGAGGTGTACCGGGCGGCCATCGACGCAACGCTCCAGTCGTACGACCGGCTGGACCAGTTCGCCGAACCCAAGCTGCCGGTCGCCTACCCGCGCGATCCCGGCCGCCGCCCGGCGCCGGAGGAGAATCCCACGGGCGGCTGGGCGTGGCGGTGCTCCATCAAGGGGCGCGAGGGAGGACCCCTGTCAGGCAAGCGGATCGCCATCAAGGACAACGTCGCGGTGGCCGGCGTACCGATGATGAACGGCTCCGCGCTGCTGGAGGGCTTCATCCCGGACGTCGACGCCGTGATCGTCCGCAGGATCCTGGACGCCGGCGGCGAGATCGTCGGCAAGGCCACGTGCGAGGACCTGTGCTTTTCCGGCGGGTCCCACACCTCCCACCCCTGGCCCGTCCGCAATCCCCGCAATCCCGAGTACATGGCCGGCGGATCGTCCAGCGGCAGCGCCGCTCTGGTGGCGGCAGGGGAGTGCGACATGGCGATCGGCGGGGACCAGGGCGGGTCGATCCGCATCCCCAGCTCGTGGTGCGGCATCTTCGGCCTCAAGCCCACTTACGGCCTCGTCCCCTACACCGGCGTCTTCCCGATCGAACTCTCCCTCGACCACACCGGCCCCATGGCCGCAACCGTGCGGGACGTCGCGCTGCTCCTGGAGGTCATCGCCGGACGGGACGGGCTCGACCCCCGCCAGGCGCGTACACCCACCGACTTGCCGCGCTACACGCGAGCGCTGGAACAGGGCGTCCGGGGTCTTCGCATCGGGGTCGTGCGGGAGGGCTTCGCCTGGCCGAACGCCTCCGAGCCCGACGTCGACGAGGCCGTGCGGGAGGCCGCGGCCCGGTTCGAGAATCTGGGGGCAAGCGTGGAGGAGGTCTCGATCCCCCTCCACCACGAAGGCATCCACATCTGGAACGCCATCGCGGTCGAGGGCGCCTGGAGCATCATGGTGCGTGACGAGGGGATGGGGCACGGTTGGATCGGGTACTACGACACCCACGTGATGGAGTTCTACGGCCGGTCCCGACGGGTACGGGCGAACGACTTCTCGCACACGGTGAAGATTGTCACCCTGCTCGGCCACTACATGAGTGACCGCTACCACGGGCGGTACTACGCCCGGGCACAGAACCTCCGGCGCGCCTTGACGGCCGCCTACGACGAGGCTCTGCGGCACGTGGACCTTCTCGTGATGCCCACCACGCCGCAGAAGGCCATGCGCCTCAACGCGTCACCCGATCTGGCAGAGTACCTGACCATGGCCCTCCACATGATTCACAACACGTGCCCGTTCGACGTGAGCGGTCACCCGGCCATGAACGTCCCCTGCGGAGACTCGGGCGGGCTGCCCGTCGGGATGATGCTCGTGGGCCGCCACTTCGAGGAAGAAACGATTCTTCGGGCCGCTCACGCCTTCGAACAGAGCGCGTAG
- a CDS encoding carboxymuconolactone decarboxylase family protein, with translation MSLPPRMRALAPEEVDPAARPVFDRFLQERGNIPNLFRTLARRPEIMTAYANLLHAVTYTGTVDVQLKELCILRVSQINDSAYUQASHSALARRAGASEERLADLALWKLSPAFSDREKTALELAERMTRNEPVDDELWSRLTAHFDEGQIIELVAAVGAFNAFNRMSVALRVEVTR, from the coding sequence ATGTCCCTGCCCCCGCGGATGCGGGCGCTCGCCCCGGAGGAAGTCGACCCCGCCGCCCGCCCGGTCTTCGACCGCTTCCTGCAGGAGCGCGGCAACATCCCCAACCTCTTCCGCACCCTGGCCCGGCGGCCCGAGATCATGACGGCGTACGCCAACCTGCTGCACGCCGTCACCTACACGGGCACGGTGGACGTGCAGCTCAAGGAGCTGTGCATCCTGCGGGTCTCGCAGATCAACGACAGCGCCTACTGACAGGCCTCCCACAGCGCCTTGGCAAGGCGCGCCGGAGCTTCCGAAGAACGGCTGGCGGACCTGGCGCTCTGGAAGCTCAGCCCGGCCTTCTCCGACCGCGAGAAGACGGCCCTCGAGCTGGCCGAGCGCATGACCCGCAACGAACCCGTCGACGACGAGCTGTGGAGCCGCCTCACCGCCCACTTCGACGAGGGGCAGATCATCGAGCTCGTCGCGGCCGTCGGGGCCTTCAACGCCTTCAACCGCATGTCCGTGGCCCTGCGGGTGGAGGTCACCCGCTGA
- the sucD gene encoding succinate--CoA ligase subunit alpha, whose product MAVIIDENTRVVVQGITGNQGSFHTGQMLAFGTRVVAGVNFDKAGQEVHGVPVVATVHEAVEKYGANASVVFVPAPFAKDAAFEAIDAGIKVLVLIPEHIPTQDAMEIMVLAQRHGVRVIGPNCFGIISPGKCKMGIMPNHIYKPGPVGIVARSGTLSYEIAYNLTRAGLGQTTVIGMGGDRVIGTNFVEALKLFEADPETKVVVMVGEIGGIQEEVAAEYIKTMSKPVVAFLAGKAAPPGKRMGHAGAIIEGNRGTFQSKVDALTAAGASVASLPWEVPELVRQRLG is encoded by the coding sequence ATGGCGGTGATCATCGACGAGAACACCCGGGTCGTCGTCCAGGGCATCACCGGGAACCAGGGGTCGTTCCACACCGGGCAGATGCTGGCCTTCGGCACCCGGGTCGTCGCCGGCGTCAACTTCGACAAGGCGGGGCAGGAAGTCCACGGGGTGCCCGTGGTCGCCACGGTGCACGAGGCCGTGGAGAAGTACGGCGCCAACGCCTCCGTGGTGTTCGTGCCGGCCCCGTTCGCCAAGGACGCCGCCTTCGAGGCCATCGACGCCGGGATCAAGGTCCTGGTCCTGATCCCGGAGCACATCCCGACCCAGGACGCCATGGAGATCATGGTGCTGGCCCAGCGCCACGGCGTCCGGGTGATCGGGCCGAACTGCTTCGGCATCATCTCGCCCGGCAAGTGCAAGATGGGCATCATGCCGAACCACATCTACAAGCCCGGGCCCGTCGGCATCGTCGCCCGCTCCGGCACCCTATCGTACGAGATCGCCTACAACCTGACCCGGGCCGGCCTCGGCCAGACCACGGTGATCGGCATGGGCGGGGACCGGGTGATCGGCACGAACTTCGTCGAGGCCCTGAAGCTCTTCGAGGCTGACCCGGAGACGAAGGTCGTCGTCATGGTCGGCGAGATCGGCGGGATCCAGGAGGAAGTGGCCGCCGAGTACATCAAGACGATGTCCAAGCCCGTCGTCGCCTTCCTCGCCGGCAAGGCCGCCCCGCCCGGCAAGCGCATGGGGCACGCCGGGGCGATCATCGAGGGGAACCGGGGCACGTTCCAGTCGAAGGTCGACGCCCTCACCGCCGCCGGCGCCAGCGTCGCCTCCCTGCCGTGGGAGGTGCCGGAGCTCGTGCGGCAGCGGCTGGGTTAG
- a CDS encoding anion permease: MAAPAVPKEPPRAGSGLSPAWRAAIPVAVALVLWFLPPFWGLKPGAMHMIGLFVGTILGLILQPLPQGAVVLLGVALTALTGTLSVGDSLNGFANSTVWLIVSAFLFARGFIKTGLGRRIAYLMIRSFGKSTLGLSYAIAASDLIIAPATPSNTARAGGILFPIVRSLAASFGSEPGPTARKAGAFLMLTEYQVNLVTSAMFLTSVAPAPLVAELARKNFNVEITWLGWAAAAIVPGLVSLLLIPYLLYRLYPPEVKQSPDAPRTAAIELERMGPMSGGEKAMLAVFLLTLVLWATGQWNGLHETAIALGGVAALIVLGVITWKDVLGETGGWDALVWFGGLVSLANGLSKWGVIKALAGSVQASLGSVGSWVLVLFLVIVLYLYLHYFIASMTAHVTAFFVPLAAVAIALGAPAYLVAISLGVFSSLNASLTHYGTGPAPIYFGAGYVDQATWWKYGFLLSLVNLAVWVGLGGLWWKVIGIW; this comes from the coding sequence ATGGCAGCACCGGCAGTTCCGAAGGAGCCCCCGCGTGCCGGCAGCGGGCTGTCGCCCGCCTGGAGGGCAGCGATCCCCGTCGCCGTCGCCCTCGTCCTCTGGTTCCTGCCCCCCTTCTGGGGTCTCAAGCCCGGCGCCATGCACATGATCGGTCTCTTCGTAGGCACGATCCTGGGTCTCATCCTGCAGCCCCTGCCACAGGGCGCCGTCGTCCTCTTGGGCGTCGCCCTGACGGCCCTGACGGGTACCCTGTCCGTCGGCGACTCCCTGAACGGCTTCGCCAACAGCACGGTGTGGCTCATCGTCTCCGCCTTCCTGTTCGCCCGGGGCTTCATCAAGACCGGGCTCGGCCGGCGCATCGCCTACCTGATGATCCGTTCCTTCGGCAAGAGCACGCTCGGCCTATCGTACGCCATCGCGGCCAGCGACCTCATCATCGCCCCGGCCACGCCGTCGAACACGGCCCGGGCGGGCGGCATCCTCTTCCCGATCGTGCGCAGCCTGGCAGCCAGCTTCGGGTCGGAACCGGGTCCGACCGCCCGCAAGGCCGGCGCCTTCCTCATGCTGACGGAGTACCAGGTGAACCTCGTCACGTCGGCGATGTTCCTGACCTCGGTCGCGCCGGCGCCGCTCGTCGCCGAGCTGGCCCGGAAGAACTTCAACGTCGAGATCACCTGGCTCGGCTGGGCGGCAGCCGCCATCGTCCCCGGCCTCGTGTCGCTGCTCTTGATCCCCTACCTCCTCTACCGCCTGTACCCCCCGGAGGTGAAGCAGTCGCCGGACGCGCCGCGTACCGCGGCCATCGAACTCGAGCGCATGGGGCCCATGAGCGGCGGCGAGAAGGCCATGCTGGCGGTCTTCCTCCTCACCCTCGTGCTGTGGGCGACCGGCCAGTGGAACGGCCTCCACGAGACGGCCATCGCGCTGGGCGGCGTCGCGGCCCTCATCGTCCTCGGGGTCATCACCTGGAAGGACGTGCTGGGCGAGACCGGCGGCTGGGACGCCCTGGTCTGGTTCGGCGGGCTCGTCTCGCTGGCGAACGGCCTCAGCAAGTGGGGCGTGATCAAGGCGCTGGCCGGCTCGGTCCAGGCCAGCCTCGGCAGCGTCGGCAGCTGGGTCCTGGTGCTCTTCCTGGTCATCGTGCTCTACCTCTACCTCCACTACTTCATCGCCAGCATGACCGCGCACGTCACGGCCTTCTTCGTGCCGCTGGCGGCCGTCGCCATCGCCCTCGGGGCGCCGGCCTACCTCGTGGCGATCTCCCTGGGCGTGTTCTCGAGCCTGAACGCCTCGCTGACGCACTACGGCACCGGTCCGGCACCAATCTACTTCGGCGCCGGGTACGTGGACCAGGCCACGTGGTGGAAGTATGGCTTCCTCCTGTCGCTGGTGAACCTCGCCGTCTGGGTCGGGCTCGGCGGACTCTGGTGGAAGGTGATCGGGATCTGGTGA